The following coding sequences lie in one Vanacampus margaritifer isolate UIUO_Vmar chromosome 16, RoL_Vmar_1.0, whole genome shotgun sequence genomic window:
- the plekhb1 gene encoding pleckstrin homology domain-containing family B member 1 isoform X2: protein MALMRSGWLWRQTSVLKRWKFNWCDLWVDGTLCFYKSDSRRELEHRVNLKLTCIDVRCGLECRGVTPPETNPQPNVIVVQFKDSSTMNLCANSEDESIAWKLTMLEIRRNPVFTYDPYDDTYQAIPLNHYHTIYVTPGAGPGSHQVIVQRDPFDGVFDHLAMGLLAGMAAGAAMRSFLWAPVFFC from the exons ATGGCACTCATGAGGTCAGGGTGGCTTTGGAGACAGA CGTCTGTGCTAAAGCGCTGGAAGTTCAACTGGTGTGACCTCTGGGTGGACGGCACCCTTTGCTTCTACAAGAGTGACAGCCGGCGAGAGCTGGAGCACCGCGTCAACCTCAAACTCACGTGCATAGACGTGCGCTGCGGCCTAGAATGTCGAG GGGTGACGCCTCCCGAGACTAACCCCCAGCCGAATGTCATCGTCGTGCAGTTCAAGGACAGCTCAACGATGAACCTGTGCGCCAACAGTGAGGACGAGTCCAT TGCGTGGAAATTAACCATGCTGGAGATCAGGAGGAACCCG GTTTTCACGTACGATCCCTACGATGACACCTATCAGGCCATCCCCCTCAACCACTATCACACCATCTACGTGACGCCTGGAGCAGGACCAG GCAGCCACCAGGTGATTGTTCAGAGGGACCCGTTTGACGGGGTGTTTGACCACCTCGCCATGGGATTACTGGCAGGCATGGCGGCAGGAGCGGCCATGAGGTCTTTCCTCTGGGCGCCCGTGTTCTTCTGCTGA
- the plekhb1 gene encoding pleckstrin homology domain-containing family B member 1 isoform X1 yields MITHQVLLIIGMIDRVSHPVASVLKRWKFNWCDLWVDGTLCFYKSDSRRELEHRVNLKLTCIDVRCGLECRGVTPPETNPQPNVIVVQFKDSSTMNLCANSEDESIAWKLTMLEIRRNPVFTYDPYDDTYQAIPLNHYHTIYVTPGAGPGSHQVIVQRDPFDGVFDHLAMGLLAGMAAGAAMRSFLWAPVFFC; encoded by the exons ATGATAACACACCAAGTGTTACTTATTATTGGAATGATCGACCGTGTTTCCCACCCGGTAGCGTCTGTGCTAAAGCGCTGGAAGTTCAACTGGTGTGACCTCTGGGTGGACGGCACCCTTTGCTTCTACAAGAGTGACAGCCGGCGAGAGCTGGAGCACCGCGTCAACCTCAAACTCACGTGCATAGACGTGCGCTGCGGCCTAGAATGTCGAG GGGTGACGCCTCCCGAGACTAACCCCCAGCCGAATGTCATCGTCGTGCAGTTCAAGGACAGCTCAACGATGAACCTGTGCGCCAACAGTGAGGACGAGTCCAT TGCGTGGAAATTAACCATGCTGGAGATCAGGAGGAACCCG GTTTTCACGTACGATCCCTACGATGACACCTATCAGGCCATCCCCCTCAACCACTATCACACCATCTACGTGACGCCTGGAGCAGGACCAG GCAGCCACCAGGTGATTGTTCAGAGGGACCCGTTTGACGGGGTGTTTGACCACCTCGCCATGGGATTACTGGCAGGCATGGCGGCAGGAGCGGCCATGAGGTCTTTCCTCTGGGCGCCCGTGTTCTTCTGCTGA
- the LOC144036646 gene encoding lathosterol oxidase-like, with the protein MDLVLNVADYHVFTPYVYPASWAEDGALRQILSLLVVTNLGAAVLYLGLGALSYYFIFDHDLMKHPHFLENQVRREIKYALTSLPWISIPTVALFFAEVRGYSKVYDNVHDSPLGWTGLFLSMISFLLFTDMCIYWIHRFLHHKLIYKLFHKPHHVWKIPTPFASHAFHPVDGFMQGLPYHIYPFFFPLHKVLYLALYVFVNIWTISIHDGDYRVPSAMTGVINGSAHHTDHHLFFDYNYGQYFTLWDRLGGSYRHPSALMGKGPRDQIRRLRAEGKLDGGKANGQSVVMCKEE; encoded by the exons ATGGATCTCGTGCTGAACGTGGCCGACTACCACGTCTTCACGCCGTACGTGTACCCGGCGTCGTGGGCAGAGGACGGCGCCCTGCGGCAGATCTTAAGTCTGCTGGTGGTAACCAACCTCGGGGCAGCGGTCCTCTACCTGGGCCTCGGGGCCCTCAGCTACTACTTCATCTTTGACCATGACCTCATGAAACATCCACACTTCTTAGAG AATCAGGTGCGCAGGGAGATCAAATACGCACTGACCTCTCTGCCGTGGATCAGCATCCCCACCGTCGCCTTGTTCTTCGCCGAAGTTCGAGGATACAGCAAAGTGTACGACAATGTCCACGACTCTCCGTTGG GCTGGACTGGGCTCTTCCTGAGTATGATCTCGTTCCTGCTTTTCACCGACATGTGCATCTATTGGATTCATCGCTTCCTACATCATAAGCTTATTTATAAG CTCTTCCACAAGCCGCATCACGTGTGGAAGATCCCGACGCCGTTCGCCAGCCACGCCTTCCACCCGGTTGACGGCTTCATGCAGGGGCTCCCGTACCACATCTACCCGTTCTTCTTCCCGCTCCACAAGGTGCTCTACTTGGCGCTGTACGTCTTTGTCAACATCTGGACCATCTCCATCCACGACGGCGACTACCGCGTTCCCAGCGCCATGACGGGCGTCATCAACGGCTCGGCGCATCACACCGACCACCACCTGTTCTTCGACTACAACTACGGCCAGTACTTCACGCTGTGGGACCGTCTGGGGGGCTCTTACCGACACCCGTCAGCCCTGATGGGGAAGGGTCCACGAGACCAGATCCGCAGGCTTCGGGCGGAGGGCAAGTTGGATGGCGGCAAAGCGAATGGACAGAGTGTCGTCATGTGCAAAGAGGAGTGA
- the LOC144036479 gene encoding uncharacterized protein LOC144036479: MEKKMDSMDNYSLKQNVQLLQYQTEKFRQLWTKGSECFEELKHYYNQLNEEWQTQWVNREENIASYLRHLELDYIKLLEEYAKLYNEREAKERILLKTNADLHKFNLELKQYYVQLNDVWQTRWLKREKSIASQVRYLEADYRILAMEKAELSHRMKANEKMFLKTKAELYKTSLELEKLRASKDSLSLEMTEKEVSWKREKHKLLKERQEFLDHVKQFEHLILRVEIAVIAMEEWTKLKQGDNKANNEDKECIRQQEEDIKEESDNSNCEASYEEDKHEVNEEEQGMNDEGDGEVAMCTERVEESGEEEESGEEEESGEEDESDEDEESYEEESDLEEESDEEEESDDEADTEGGQDYEADDGEWEDCDDDEEWEECGEEEREDYQEEEEQEEEGEEGQDGDQEEGDDEGDQEEEEDDQGEGEEDDQEDRGEEGEDGDQEEGDEGDQDENGAEEEDGSEGEVENGDAEERKEEDPDNNDDKPAEEKVEEEGAMEEVKENESQGDEGEDSAKVEDGKEGDKTEGEESVGEGREREEGPNEDGEASATKEAGGEESAKVEEGEKEEENASNSGQESDTKEEGSEKSAEAEGGSAAEEKESDTKTEGEEDRKESEEGEKESAKEEGGSVSEETREGEEESVKADEGSVTEKTEGEESVTSDAKESEAGEEESLKVGEEDRTEGEESKAKEGGEEESVSGDAEESGEVAKEAEAGSVVGESEKEVAEDGSSKEEEGKESAAKEEEGLVEGEESVKVEESDQKEVIEESAKEDGESAVDAVKEGGERDQKAAGKEDSAKEDGGQEAKEESAETEAAADAEEKGSDMREEGEKESAKGVEEESATEHLRSDTVEEDKQESATMEEARGSVKEERSERRVAEDRKEQEGLASDETGKESERRESYFERMISRLTKKDREERRDRVRREVERIEQEKKERARREEERREEKRRRKERKEEEAKEREERKSRESQK; the protein is encoded by the exons ATGGAGAAGAAAATGGATTCCATGGACAATTACTCCCTCAAGCAAAATGTGCAACTCCTACAGTATCAGACAGAGAAGTTTAGACAGCTGTGGACTAAGGGGAGTGAGTGTTTCGAAGAGCTCAAGCATTACTACAACCAGCTCAATGAAGAGTGGCAAACCCAGTGGGTGAATAGGGAGGAAAACATAGCATCCTACCTGAGGCACCTGGAGTTGGACTACATCAAATTGCTAGAGGAATATGCCAAACTGTACAACGAGCGGGAGGCCAAGGAGAGGATTTTACTCAAAACCAATGCCGACTTACACAAGTTTAATTTAGAGCTTAAGCAATACTACGTGCAACTCAACGATGTGTGGCAAACCCGCTGGCTTAAACGGGAGAAAAGCATAGCCTCCCAAGTCAGATATCTGGAGGCGGACTACAGAATACTGGCCATGGAGAAAGCTGAGCTGTCTCACCGGATGAAGGCCAACGAAAAGATGTTCTTGAAAACTAAGGCCGAACTGTACAAAACCAGCTTAGAGCTGGAGAAATTAAGAGCTTCCAAAGACTCTCTCTCATTGGAAATGACTGAAAAGGAGGTGAGCTGGAAACGAGAGAAACATAAACTGCTCAAGGAACGACAAGAGTTTCTTGACCACGTCAAGCAGTTTGAGCACTTGATCCTGCGTGTG GAAATTGCCGTCATAGCGATGGAGGAATGGACAAAGCTGAAACAGGGGGACAACAAAGCCAACAATGAGGACAAAGAGTGTATCAGGCAGCAGGAGGAAGATATAAAAGAAGAGAGCGACAACAGCAATTGCGAGGCCAGTTATGAAGAGGACAAGCACGAGGTAAATGAAGAGGAGCAAGGGATGAACGATGAAGGAGATGGGGAGGTAGCCATGTGCACAGAGAGAGTGGAAGAGAGTGGCGAGGAAGAAGAGAGTGGCGAGGAAGAAGAGAGTGGCGAGGAAGACGAgagtgatgaagatgaagagagTTATGAAGAAGAGAGTGATTTGGAAGAAGAGAGTGATGAGGAAGAAGAGAGCGATGATGAGGCGGATACTGAGGGAGGGCAGGACTACGAAGCCGATGATGGAGAGTGGGAAGACTGCGACGATGACGAGGAGTGGGAAGAGTGCGgcgaggaggagagggaggattaccaggaggaggaggagcaagaggaggagggagaggaaGGGCAAGACGGTGACCAGGAGGAAGGGGACGATGAAGGTgaccaggaagaagaagaagatgatcaAGGAGAAGGGGAAGAGGATGATCAAGAGGACAGAGGAGAGGAAGGGGAAGATGGTGACCAGGAGGAAGGAGATGAGGGTGACCAAGATGAAAACGGGGCAGAGGAAGAGGATGGTTCAGAGGGTGAAGTGGAAAACGGTGACGCAGAGGAGAGGAAAGAAGAGGATCCAGACAATAATGACGACAAACCAGCTGAAGAGAAGGTGGAGGAAGAGGGTGCCATGGAGGAGgtgaaagaaaatgaaagcCAGGGTGACGAGGGCGAAGACAGTGCCAAAGTGGAAGATGGGAAAGAGGGTGACAAGACAGAGGGAGAGGAAAGTGTCGGTGAGGGGCGCGAGAGGGAAGAGGGTCCTAATGAAGACGGGGAAGCAAGTGCTACTAAGGAGGCGGGGGGTGAAGAGAGTGCTAAGGTGGAAGAGGGTgagaaagaggaagaaaacgcTAGTAACAGTGGGCAAGAGAGTGACACAAAGGAGGAGGGTAGCGAAAAGAGTGCCGAGGCCGAGGGCGGGAGTGCGGCAGAGGAGAAAGAGAGTGACACAAAGACAGAGGGTGAGGAAGACAGGAAAGAGAGTGAGGAGGGGGAGAAAGAGAGTGCAAAGGAAGAAGGGGGGAGTGTCTCAGAGGAAACGAGAGAGGGGGAGGAAGAGTCCGTCAAGGCAGACGAGGGGAGTGTCACAGAGAAGACAGAAGGGGAGGAAAGTGTCACTAGTGATGCCAAAGAGAGCGAAGCAGGTGAGGAAGAGAGTCTCAAGGTAGGTGAGGAGGATCGCACGGAGGGGGAAGAGAGCAAAGCGAAGGAGGGGGGTGAGGAAGAGAGTGTTTCCGGTGATGCTGAAGAGAGTGGGGAAGTTGCCAAGGAAGCGGAGGCAGGGAGCGTCGTAGGGGAGAGTGAAAAGGAGGTGGCGGAAGACGGAAGTTCCAAGGAGGAAGAGGGGAAGGAGAGTGCCGCCAAAGAGGAGGAGGGTCTTGTTGAGGGAGAAGAAAGTGTTAAGGTGGAAGAGAGTGACCAAAAGGAGGTGATAGAAGAGAGTGCCAAGGAGGATGGCGAGAGTGCTGTTGATGCCGTGAAAGAGGGGGGAGAGAGGGACCAAAAGGCGGCGGGGAAAGAAGACAGTGCCAAAGAGGATGGGGGGCAAGAGGCCAAGGAAGAAAGTGCCGAGACAGAAGCGGCTGCTGATGCTGAGGAGAAAGGAAGTGACATGAGGGAGGAAGGGGAGAAAGAGAGTGCCAAAGGAGTCGAGGAAGAAAGTGCGACCGAGCACTTAAGGAGTGATACGGTGGAGGAAGATAAGCAGGAGTCCGCCACGATGGAGGAGGCGAGAGGCAGCGTAAAGGAAGAGAGGAGTGAGCGCAGGGTGGCAGAGGACAGAAAGGAACAAGAGGGGCTCGCTAGCGACGAGACGgggaaagagagcgagagaagaGAGAGCTACTTTGAAAGAATGATTAGCCGCCTCACCAAGAAAGACCGGGAAGAGAGGCGGGATCGGGTGAGGCGAGAGGTGGAGCGGATAGAGCAGGAAAAGAAGGAACGGGCAAGGAGGGAAGAGGAGAGGCGAgaggagaagaggaggaggaaagaaaggaaggaagaggaGGCCAAAGAGAGGGAGGAGAGGAAATCAAGGGAGAGCCAAAAATAG